A region from the Xiphias gladius isolate SHS-SW01 ecotype Sanya breed wild chromosome 20, ASM1685928v1, whole genome shotgun sequence genome encodes:
- the cabp1b gene encoding calcium-binding protein 1b isoform X3, whose protein sequence is MGNSVKSLKIFTKKDQKKNYKAVQSCEEGGSGGAYLEPLVALAQNGANMHNVLGPACIFLRKGFAESRQADRELRPEEMDELREAFKEFDKDKDGFIGCKDLGNCMRTMGYMPTEMELIELSQQINMNLGGHVDFEDFVELMGPKLLAETADMIGVKELRDAFKEFDTNGDGQISTAELREAMKKLLGQQVGHRDLEDILRDIDLNGDGHVDFEEFVRMMSR, encoded by the exons atgggCAACTCTGTAAAGTCGCTTAAAATTTTCACCAAGAAG GACCAGAAGAAGAACTACAAAGCAGTGCAGTCCTGTGAGGAGGGGGGCTCTGGGGGGGCCTATCTTGAGCCGCTAGTGGCCCTGGCCCAGAACGGAGCCAACATGCACAACGTACTGGGGCCTGCGTGCATCTTTCTACGCAAGGGCTTCGCTGAGAGCCGGCAGGCT GACCGAGAGTTGAGGCCAGAAGAAATGGATG AGTTGCGTGAGGCTTTCAAGGAGTTCGACAAAGACAAAGATGGGTTTATTGGCTGTAAGGACCTGGGGAACTGCATGAGAACTATGGGCTACATGCCAACAGAGATGGAGCTAATAGAACTGAGCCAGCAGATCAACATGAATT TGGGAGGACATGTTGACTTTGAGGACTTTGTTGAACTCATGGGGCCCAAACTTCTGGCTGAAACTGCAGACATGATTGGGGTGAAAGAGCTGAGGGATGCATTCAAGGAG tttgacacAAATGGCGATGGCCAGATCAGTACAGCAGAACTTAGAGAAGCAATGAAAAAACTTTTAGGACAACAG GTTGGGCACAGAGATCTGGAGGACATCCTACGAGACATAGATCTCAACGGAGATGGACATGTAGACTTTGAAG AATTTGTGCGGATGATGTCTCGATGA
- the cabp1b gene encoding calcium-binding protein 1b isoform X2 has translation MGNSVKSLKIFTKKVRSDQKKNYKAVQSCEEGGSGGAYLEPLVALAQNGANMHNVLGPACIFLRKGFAESRQADRELRPEEMDELREAFKEFDKDKDGFIGCKDLGNCMRTMGYMPTEMELIELSQQINMNLGGHVDFEDFVELMGPKLLAETADMIGVKELRDAFKEFDTNGDGQISTAELREAMKKLLGQQVGHRDLEDILRDIDLNGDGHVDFEEFVRMMSR, from the exons atgggCAACTCTGTAAAGTCGCTTAAAATTTTCACCAAGAAGGTAAGGTCC GACCAGAAGAAGAACTACAAAGCAGTGCAGTCCTGTGAGGAGGGGGGCTCTGGGGGGGCCTATCTTGAGCCGCTAGTGGCCCTGGCCCAGAACGGAGCCAACATGCACAACGTACTGGGGCCTGCGTGCATCTTTCTACGCAAGGGCTTCGCTGAGAGCCGGCAGGCT GACCGAGAGTTGAGGCCAGAAGAAATGGATG AGTTGCGTGAGGCTTTCAAGGAGTTCGACAAAGACAAAGATGGGTTTATTGGCTGTAAGGACCTGGGGAACTGCATGAGAACTATGGGCTACATGCCAACAGAGATGGAGCTAATAGAACTGAGCCAGCAGATCAACATGAATT TGGGAGGACATGTTGACTTTGAGGACTTTGTTGAACTCATGGGGCCCAAACTTCTGGCTGAAACTGCAGACATGATTGGGGTGAAAGAGCTGAGGGATGCATTCAAGGAG tttgacacAAATGGCGATGGCCAGATCAGTACAGCAGAACTTAGAGAAGCAATGAAAAAACTTTTAGGACAACAG GTTGGGCACAGAGATCTGGAGGACATCCTACGAGACATAGATCTCAACGGAGATGGACATGTAGACTTTGAAG AATTTGTGCGGATGATGTCTCGATGA